From a single Columba livia isolate bColLiv1 breed racing homer chromosome 15, bColLiv1.pat.W.v2, whole genome shotgun sequence genomic region:
- the MAP2K3 gene encoding dual specificity mitogen-activated protein kinase kinase 3 isoform X1 encodes MSLPRDSKGSLEPHKPVKSKKKRELRITCVPIKQPVANTTPPRNLDSRAFITIGDKNFEVEADDLVAISELGRGAYGVVEKVRHAQSGTIMAVKRIRATVNTQEQKRLLMDLDISMRTVDCFYTVTFYGALFREGDVWICMELMDTSLDKFYKKVLEKKKTIPEDILGKMAVSIVRALEHLHSKLSVIHRDVKPSNVLINKEGHVKMCDFGISGYLVDSVAKTMDAGCKPYMAPERINPELNQKGYNVKSDVWSLGITMIELAILRFPYESWGTPFQQLKQVVEEPSPQLPADRFSKEFVDFTAQCLRKNPAERMNYLELMEHPFFTLHDTKETDMASFVTEILGDDS; translated from the exons attcCAAAGGATCCTTGGAGCCGCACAAACCGG tgaaaagcaagaagaaacgGGAACTGAGGATAACATGTGTCCCTATCAAACAGCCTGTTGCCAACACAAC GCCCCCGAGGAACTTGGACTCCAGGGCGTTCATTACCATTGGAGATAAA AACTTTGAGGTGGAAGCCGATGACCTGGTGGCAATTTCGGAGCTGGGCCGCGGGGCTTATGGCGTGGTGGAGAAGGTCCGGCACGCGCAGAGCGGCACCATCATGGCCGTGAAG AGGATTCGAGCGACTGTGAACACGCAGGAGCAGAAGAGGTTATTGATGGACTTGGATATCTCCATGAGGACCGTTGACTGCTTCTACACAGTCACCTTCTACGGAGCCCTCTTCCGCGAG GGCGATGTGTGGATCTGTATGGAGCTCATGGACACGTCCCTAGATAAATTCTACAAGAAAGtactggagaagaagaaaaccatccctgaagacattttGGGGAAAATGGCCGTGTCT ATTGTACGAGCTCTGGAGCATCTGCACAGTAAACTGTCCGTGATCCACAGAG ATGTGAAACCTTCCAATGTGCTGATCAACAAGGAGGGACATGTGAAAATGTGTGACTTTGGAATAAGCGGCTACTTGGTGGACTCGGTTGCGAAGACTATGGATGCTGGCTGCAAACCATACATGGCT CCGGAAAGAATAAACCCTGAGCTGAACCAGAAGGGCTACAACGTGAAGTCAGACGTCTGGAGTCTGGGGATCACAATG ATCGAACTGGCCATTCTTCGCTTCCCGTACGAGTCCTGGGGGACGCCCTTCCAACAGCTCAAGCAAGTGGTGGAGGAGCCCTCGCCCCAGCTGCCCGCCGATCGCTTCTCCAAGGAGTTTGTGGACTTCACAGCGCAGTG CTTAAGGAAGAACCCTGCCGAGAGAATGAACTATTTAGAACTTATG GAACACCCGTTCTTTACCTTGCATGACACCAAAGAGACTGACATGGCCTCCTTCGTGACAGAGATCCTCGGGGACGACTCCTAA
- the MAP2K3 gene encoding dual specificity mitogen-activated protein kinase kinase 3 isoform X3: MEGRDSKGSLEPHKPVKSKKKRELRITCVPIKQPVANTTPPRNLDSRAFITIGDKNFEVEADDLVAISELGRGAYGVVEKVRHAQSGTIMAVKRIRATVNTQEQKRLLMDLDISMRTVDCFYTVTFYGALFREGDVWICMELMDTSLDKFYKKVLEKKKTIPEDILGKMAVSIVRALEHLHSKLSVIHRDVKPSNVLINKEGHVKMCDFGISGYLVDSVAKTMDAGCKPYMAPERINPELNQKGYNVKSDVWSLGITMIELAILRFPYESWGTPFQQLKQVVEEPSPQLPADRFSKEFVDFTAQCLRKNPAERMNYLELMEHPFFTLHDTKETDMASFVTEILGDDS, translated from the exons attcCAAAGGATCCTTGGAGCCGCACAAACCGG tgaaaagcaagaagaaacgGGAACTGAGGATAACATGTGTCCCTATCAAACAGCCTGTTGCCAACACAAC GCCCCCGAGGAACTTGGACTCCAGGGCGTTCATTACCATTGGAGATAAA AACTTTGAGGTGGAAGCCGATGACCTGGTGGCAATTTCGGAGCTGGGCCGCGGGGCTTATGGCGTGGTGGAGAAGGTCCGGCACGCGCAGAGCGGCACCATCATGGCCGTGAAG AGGATTCGAGCGACTGTGAACACGCAGGAGCAGAAGAGGTTATTGATGGACTTGGATATCTCCATGAGGACCGTTGACTGCTTCTACACAGTCACCTTCTACGGAGCCCTCTTCCGCGAG GGCGATGTGTGGATCTGTATGGAGCTCATGGACACGTCCCTAGATAAATTCTACAAGAAAGtactggagaagaagaaaaccatccctgaagacattttGGGGAAAATGGCCGTGTCT ATTGTACGAGCTCTGGAGCATCTGCACAGTAAACTGTCCGTGATCCACAGAG ATGTGAAACCTTCCAATGTGCTGATCAACAAGGAGGGACATGTGAAAATGTGTGACTTTGGAATAAGCGGCTACTTGGTGGACTCGGTTGCGAAGACTATGGATGCTGGCTGCAAACCATACATGGCT CCGGAAAGAATAAACCCTGAGCTGAACCAGAAGGGCTACAACGTGAAGTCAGACGTCTGGAGTCTGGGGATCACAATG ATCGAACTGGCCATTCTTCGCTTCCCGTACGAGTCCTGGGGGACGCCCTTCCAACAGCTCAAGCAAGTGGTGGAGGAGCCCTCGCCCCAGCTGCCCGCCGATCGCTTCTCCAAGGAGTTTGTGGACTTCACAGCGCAGTG CTTAAGGAAGAACCCTGCCGAGAGAATGAACTATTTAGAACTTATG GAACACCCGTTCTTTACCTTGCATGACACCAAAGAGACTGACATGGCCTCCTTCGTGACAGAGATCCTCGGGGACGACTCCTAA
- the MAP2K3 gene encoding dual specificity mitogen-activated protein kinase kinase 3 isoform X2, which yields MDKKQDSKGSLEPHKPVKSKKKRELRITCVPIKQPVANTTPPRNLDSRAFITIGDKNFEVEADDLVAISELGRGAYGVVEKVRHAQSGTIMAVKRIRATVNTQEQKRLLMDLDISMRTVDCFYTVTFYGALFREGDVWICMELMDTSLDKFYKKVLEKKKTIPEDILGKMAVSIVRALEHLHSKLSVIHRDVKPSNVLINKEGHVKMCDFGISGYLVDSVAKTMDAGCKPYMAPERINPELNQKGYNVKSDVWSLGITMIELAILRFPYESWGTPFQQLKQVVEEPSPQLPADRFSKEFVDFTAQCLRKNPAERMNYLELMEHPFFTLHDTKETDMASFVTEILGDDS from the exons attcCAAAGGATCCTTGGAGCCGCACAAACCGG tgaaaagcaagaagaaacgGGAACTGAGGATAACATGTGTCCCTATCAAACAGCCTGTTGCCAACACAAC GCCCCCGAGGAACTTGGACTCCAGGGCGTTCATTACCATTGGAGATAAA AACTTTGAGGTGGAAGCCGATGACCTGGTGGCAATTTCGGAGCTGGGCCGCGGGGCTTATGGCGTGGTGGAGAAGGTCCGGCACGCGCAGAGCGGCACCATCATGGCCGTGAAG AGGATTCGAGCGACTGTGAACACGCAGGAGCAGAAGAGGTTATTGATGGACTTGGATATCTCCATGAGGACCGTTGACTGCTTCTACACAGTCACCTTCTACGGAGCCCTCTTCCGCGAG GGCGATGTGTGGATCTGTATGGAGCTCATGGACACGTCCCTAGATAAATTCTACAAGAAAGtactggagaagaagaaaaccatccctgaagacattttGGGGAAAATGGCCGTGTCT ATTGTACGAGCTCTGGAGCATCTGCACAGTAAACTGTCCGTGATCCACAGAG ATGTGAAACCTTCCAATGTGCTGATCAACAAGGAGGGACATGTGAAAATGTGTGACTTTGGAATAAGCGGCTACTTGGTGGACTCGGTTGCGAAGACTATGGATGCTGGCTGCAAACCATACATGGCT CCGGAAAGAATAAACCCTGAGCTGAACCAGAAGGGCTACAACGTGAAGTCAGACGTCTGGAGTCTGGGGATCACAATG ATCGAACTGGCCATTCTTCGCTTCCCGTACGAGTCCTGGGGGACGCCCTTCCAACAGCTCAAGCAAGTGGTGGAGGAGCCCTCGCCCCAGCTGCCCGCCGATCGCTTCTCCAAGGAGTTTGTGGACTTCACAGCGCAGTG CTTAAGGAAGAACCCTGCCGAGAGAATGAACTATTTAGAACTTATG GAACACCCGTTCTTTACCTTGCATGACACCAAAGAGACTGACATGGCCTCCTTCGTGACAGAGATCCTCGGGGACGACTCCTAA